Below is a genomic region from Penaeus vannamei isolate JL-2024 chromosome 18, ASM4276789v1, whole genome shotgun sequence.
tatatatatatatatatatatatatacttgtgtatgtatgtgtattaatgtatatacatacatatatatacataaatatatgtatatgtatagatgtatatatatgcatatatatatatatatatatatatatatatatatatatatatatatatgtatgtatgtatgtatgtatgtatgtatacacacacaaatatatatatacatatacatacatatatgaatacatatatatatacatatatatacatatatatatatatatatgtatatatatgtatatatataaatgtatacatacatacgtgtatatacatatatgtgtgtgtgtgtgtgcgtgtgtatgcgtgtgtgtgtgtgtgtgtgtgtgtgtgtgtgtgtgtgtgtgtgtgtgtgtgtgtgtgtgtgtgtgtgtgtgtgtgtgtgtgtgtgtgtgtgtgtgtaagtatacacatttatacagcatttgtgtatttattaacatgtttatatatatatatatatatatatatatatatatatatatatatatatatatatatatatgtatgtatatatatatatatatatatatatatatatatatatatagatagagagagagagagagagagagagtgagagagacacacacacacgcacacacacacacacacacacacacacacacacacacacacacacacacacacacacacacacacacacacacatatatatatatatatatatatatatacatatatatatatacatatatgcatatatatatacatatatatatatatatgtatgtgtgtgtgtgtgtgtgtgtgtatgtatgaatatatatatacacatatataaattctcGTTTATCCTCCACTTCTATGTAAAGATTAttttaaccgtttttttttttttttttttttttttttttttaccatatactGCATCCTAACATATCTTACATTGAACTGATCTACACTTCAAAGTTGTATCTGAAAAAAATTGATAAGCTGTAACCGAATAACTTGACTTTTGTCAGATTACACTAACAGCAAGCCCGTAGcaacattcactcatcctatctaatttattaatagcacaagatcaacacggaaattattcagacggaaacggttgtaaccgtcttggtctgggaggcgttccgttttccagacgatccttgcggaattCTCGCCAAGGGCACCCAGGCAAGAAAGAACTTTGCCGCGGCGGCATCGGCGTCGGCgtcgtcgacccccccccccccaatggggggagggggggggaggcaatggaaagcctcaaattcagacggaaccccagaatttgacggaaaaagtgctagtgggaTAGGGCCTGAAGGagttgtcacactagcactttttccgtaaattttttgacaatattctgaaattttgtccatttttgagcgaattgtcgattctccagtcagacgataatgatcgtttccgtctgaaaacctttccgtcgactttttcagccaagcatagtcaaatcgaGAGCTATATATTCGAGaaagtttgtatttatgttaaacagaattgtcaaaaaatgacggaaaaagtgctagtgtgacacggcctttagtcTGTCATTTTTTGGTCAATATGAATGGCAGTCTGGCCAGGGCAGGGTGTTCATTCCATAACTATTTCACATCCTTTCTATCAGCATCCAAATGACCTAAATATCTCCGCCTTTGTTTACAATGTGCAACACGTGACAGGACTCCCAGTGACATCAAATAGACCCGgtttcccctacacacacacacacacacacacacacacacacacacacacacacacacacacacacacacacacacacacacacacacacacacacacacacacacacacacacacacacacacacacacacacacacacacacacgtacacacacacacacacacacacacacacacacacacacacacacacacacacacacacacacacacacacacacacacacgcatgcacgaacacacacacacacacacgcacgcacacacatacacacacacacacacatacccgaacacacacacacacacatacacacatacatgtgtgtgtgtgtgtgtgtgtgcgtgcgtgtgtgtgtgtgacacacacacacacacacacacacacacacacacacacacacacacacatatatatatatatatatatatatatatatatatatatatatatatatacttgtatgtgtgtgtgtgtgtacacacacatatgtgtatgtatatgtatatatatatatatatatatatatatatatatttatgtatatatatgtgtgtgtgtgtgcgtgtgtgcgtgtgtgcgtgtgtgtgtgtgtgtgtgtgtgtgtgtgtgtgtatgcgtatatatagatagatagatagatatacatatacatgtatatataaatgtatgtatatatatgcatatatagagagatagatatagatatataaatgtatatatacattcataaatatatatatatatatatatatatatatatatatatatagagagagagagagagagagagagagagagagagagagagagagagagagagagagagagagagaaaggtatatatacatgtatatatacacacacacacacatatatatatatatatatatatatatatatatagagagagagagagagagagagagagagagagagagagagagagagagagagatagagagagagagagagagagagagagagagagagagagagagagagagagagtgagagagagagagagagagaaaggtatatatacatgcacatatatcattatatgtatatatatatatatatatatatatatatatatgcatatatatatatatatatatacatacacatatacagtatatacatagacagtatatatatatatatatatatatatatatatatatatatatatatatatatatatatatatatatacatatatatatgcatatatatatagagagagatatatgtaaatatatatatatatatatatagagagagagagagagagagagagagagagagagagagatgagagagagagagagagagagagagagagagagagagagagagagagagagagagagagagagagagagagagagagagagaggagggagggagggagggagggagaagagagagagagagagagagagagagagagagagagagagagagagagagagagagagagatgaggggggggggagctattcGTTAACTCCGGGTCGCGCAGCCAAGACAACCGGGTTCCAATCTGCCTCAGAATTTGAACAAGTTTATCCAGAGATTTAGGGATTAACAATGGGATGGAAGCCGCCCAGATATTTTCTCGGTTTAACGGCCTTCGGGTCATTTGCTGGAGGAATCGTGCTATTCAAGTGAGgattttttaatgaatttatcCCCGTAATTTGAGGATTTGTAAACTTTTTCTCTACGTAACGTTGTATAATCGTccaattttatcttttatttctgccTGTTTATGATTTGTAGACTATGTAATATCTCAGAATTAAATGTCTATCATTAATGTGTGTACATTTAGAAGACAAGGATTAATAGTAAAGACAGGGACTTTCAATGGAAGTATTAgattaaaaatgaatatatacctTCTTGTGCATTAGTCTGATATGCAGATGTTAGATATAGTGACTATGTACTTAATAACAGTTATACTCAATTTAATCATGGGTCTCAGCATAAGCAGGTACTGTAaggtgaatgaatagatagataaaatattccATTAATTGTAACCGAGAGTGACGCATTCCCCAGAGaataacggccggtttgttagaattgtgcgaggcacGACccaaattaatattcatatacttgacatgcataaataaagaaataaatacatttttatcagtctagacatgcatattaaCCCgtcaaatagatggttaaatgtatatctatcagatatatagacagattatgCCTTTATTTCATCTGTATCTATGGAAATTCATTGGGTCgtgcctggcacaattttagTAAACTGGCTGTAAGTCCCaaaacctttcctaccttctatttattctctaaACAAAGAGGCAAACCCCTCTGCACCTCTCATTTATTAGCACTTTGAACATTAAGAACTCTGTGTGAAGGTGTTTGGACACAACCTAGGCaactatgtctatgtatacatatatatgtatctatctatctatctatctatctatctatctatctattctttatatatatatatatatatatatatatatatatatatatatatatatatatatatatatatatatatacatatatatatatatatatgtattatatatatatatgtattacatatatatatatatatatatatatatatatatatatatatatatatatatatatatatatatatatgtatatatatatatatatgtatatatatatatatatatgtatatatatatgtatatacatatttatgtatgaaatatgttgggtatgtataatatatgtaagatatatatattctaaatatagtatacatagatatatatctacatgtatatatatatacatatatatatatatatatatatatatatatatattttttatatatatatatatatatatttttttttttttttttttttttttttttttttcttttttttttatatatatatatatatatatatatatatatatatatatatatattttttttttttatatatatatacatatatatatatatatatatatatatatatatattttttatatatatatatatatatatatatatatatatataaataagatatctgCCATTGACTTTAGGTAGAGATAAGGTATAATGATTTTGGAGAAAAGAAAGTATCCATTGTGTTTTCAgctacctttcctccttttcttcgtcagTTTTTGCATAGAAGACCAACTACAATAGTTTAATAAACATTTGAAATTTGATTGTGAAATACCAACCATACATATGAAATAAATGCATCTTCGTTATCCCTTTTACAGAGAAGTACTTGGTGGAGGCAATTATCAAGGAGATGAGGGATTAGAAGGAAAAACCGTCATCATCACAGGCGCAAACACAGGAATCGGAAAAGAAACGGCAACCGAGATGGCCAGGAGAGGTGCTAGGGTCATAATGGCTTGTAGAGATATGGAGAAGTGTAAAGAGGTTTGTGTATATAGTTTCATTTTGTTGGGGATACTTTTTATTGACAtttctgattatttattttcatgcaaAGGAACATAATATAAGTTTGAAGATGCCAAGTTATTGCTATTTTGgataatttattttcatatgatGGAACACAAAATAGGTTTTTTTGATGCTTGACCATTTTATTACAGGCCAGGAAGGAAGTTGCATTAGCAACCTTCAACAAATCAATATACTGCCAGGAGTGTGACCTAGCTTCTCAGGAGTCAATCAGAAAATTTGCAGAGAGAATACAAAAAAGTTAGTTCCTAGACTTAGATTTGTATATGTCCGCAATCAGGGCCAGGGtacaataaatgtgtgtatgtgtgtgtgtgtgtgtatgtgtgtgtgtgtgtgtgtgtgtgtgtgtgtgtgtgtgtgtgtgtgtgtgtgtgtgtgtgtgtgtgtgtgtgtgtgtgtgtgtgtgtgtgtgtgcgcgcgcgcgcgtgcttgcttgtgtatgagagagagagagagacatccatatacatatatatattgattgatatatagttagatatatacatatctctctctcactttatatatatatatatatatatatatatatatatatatatatatatatatatatatatatatatatatatatatatatatatatatatatatatatatatatatatatatatatacatatatatatatatatacatatatatatacatatatatatatatatatatatatatatatatatatatatatatatatatatatgtatgtatatgtatttatgtttgtatgtatggggtGACAAAACTTTCATTCAAATTAAATCCCTATTTATTATACCTATCGCAATGCGAGTACATAGGAAATTTGTAATAGCCCTAAGTTTTATAAAGATTTTATCAATATTTGGACATAAAAGTATAGTAAAGGAATTTTTATGACATCTAAAACATTACATATTGAAGTGCTATACATTTATTTGGAAGGAAAATCATTATTTACAGTAATTAACAGCATCCCATGAGGGATTCTTTCTTTAATATATGCAATACAGGTAAGTGCATTATTGTAAtcagaaatgtatatttattgttCAGAGGAGGACCAAGTGAACATATTGATAAACAATGCCGGAGTGATGCGGTGTAAGAAGTCATTCACGGAGGAGGGTATTGAACTGCAGTTGGGGACAAATCATATGGGACATTTCCTCCTCACGAACCTGCTTCTGGACAAGCTTAAGGTAATTCTTacgatttttctttatcttctgttcCGTGATGATAAAGAATTTGTGATTGTGAGCTATTTGATAGCAGTGAAAAGTAGAAGTATATTGGTAACTCATTGAGTTatgacttttctttattttctgttctgtGATGTGAAAGAATTTATAATTAAAAGATCTTCATTAGCTATGAAAGGAAGCTGAATGTTGGTAAACTCATTATCAAATCCTTATTTACAGGCCTCTGCACCAAGTCGCATTATAAATGTCTCCAGTGTGGCGCATATGAGGGGTAGCATCAAATTTGATGATTTGAATAGTGAAAAGAACTATGATGAGGGGGATGCTTATGCACAAAGCAAACTCGCAAATATTCTCTTCACTCGGGAATTAGCCGACAGATTACAAGGTGCGTTATTACTGCTTTAACATCTCAATCGGTACATCAATGCCAGGTTTGTGTCCCTCTTGTGAATGTTTATTACAATTTGTGATTTCTGTCTTCAGTTCTTGGTACTGACCTATTTGATAGTGTTGACAAAAGTAATGTTGACTAGTCTGTAGTGATACTTTATGCTTAACAGCTAGCATCTATTTTTtgtgataaatatatgattaaaagGAAAATTCTTTTTGATCTAAAACTTAAaggtttattctcattcttccaaAGGGAAGTTAAAACTGAATATATAACTTAGAATTATAACATTTTAACATTTTGTAGGATGTACTTACACACTCAGATATAAACTCATTCTCATATTTTGTATTTTAGTTCAATCTAAAAGTATTATTTTACAATCCTACCATTATCCTTCCAAAGAGAGTACATGACTGAGTATTTAACTTTGTTGCATACACTTGTATACTCTGATGCAAAGTcatactctttttttctccatgaAATATTGTTTCACAATCCTTCCAAACACGGGGTAGACATTAGTTTAGGCTTATAAGTTAGAACTATTGCATTTACTGGCATACAGATTCATATTACCATGGAATTCAGAAtgtatctagttatctatttctTAAGCTTATTTTGACTTTCAgacttttttttcaccttttttttaaaCCAATGTAACCAAAGTTCAAAAAATTCTATTTTATCTAATATACTTAAAGTAATGCTTCAAACTGCCTGTGGAATGTTGAAAACAAGTAATCTAGACTTCAATATCTAAAGCATGTGTTTTAACCACACACTGATGTGGAgggcatgtgtgtacatgccaaGCCCACTGTGTGCTTAATTTAGTAATTGTGTTTAGATATAGATGGCCCCACAAGTACTAGGTTACCTTTGAGCTAGTTACAAGAAGTACCTGTCACACCTCTAatgtaatgtcagtaacaatatagtaattgtaatgtTTATGGCAAAATAacactatcaatattgatagcaatagtaaaaaaagCCATTTCCTGGTATTTCAAGGAAAGGTCAGGTCACAAGATctattaattgactcctttgtggccaagcactggcagagccatctatgtgcagaaatgtttaacaaaacaatactaaagtgaatgCTTTTTTCCTGGCAGCATTGCGTTAATGGAAAACAAAAATGTATTAACACCTTTGTCACACAAATATCAGGCTGAATCTGAATGTAGTCTTGCTAAAACCACGTGCTGGATGGAACAGTTGAAAGCATTGGATAGTTTGAGGAACAATAATTCTTGTTGAACTATATTCATTGCTGAAAATATAGTGAAGGATTGAATGCAAGAGgggcatttaaccggtttcaattACAGTTTCatctaaaatatatgtatttctgaggaagatataattaaaacaggtcaaatacatctcttgtgttgtgaagatgattattctcatttataccttttctatgtGGTCTTGCTGACCTGCTTTCGATCCCACATGCTGCCAGTGGATGATAATCCCGGCCATTACTTGCACCCAGGggataatttagaagcaaataaacagagagcatgtcacaacaaagaatatatattataacaaatggaattagagtaattttttaaattattattcagACCTGCCAACCTCACTCTCCAGATATATTACAAAGATTAGATTTTTTATGAAGGATTGATTATTAGAATTAACAAGGTTTGATTTGCAAGTTTAATTCATTGCTTAATAAATTACAGAAAAGAACATGCATTAGTATAATTATGCATCTTAATGGGAAGCCAGTGATTGTACTGACTCAAtaaaaaaattagataaaagtAACATATAGTTTAACAACCAGTATATTCGCTGAGAGGTAGAAATGGCAAATGAtgtttgaataaaaaaaacaaccttATGGTAATATTGCACtttcctatatgtgtgtgtgagtgtgtgtgtgtatgtatatatatatatatatatatatatatatatatatatatatatatatatatatatatatatatatatatatatataatatatatatataatatatatatatgtaatatatatatataatatatatataagatatatatataatatataaataatatatatatatatatatatatattatatattatatatatatatatattatatatatatatatatatatatataatatatatatatataatatatatatatatataatatatatatatatatattatatatatatatattatatatatttatttatttatttatttatttatttatatacatttatatatatttatatatatatatatatttatatttgcatatatatacatatgtatatatgccatgtataatagttgtaatagtggATGTATTCATGTTGTGTAAATTTAAATTTTTAACTAGTCGTGATAACAATGTAGAAATGTATAATTACAAATTCTTTTCTATTGCTACAGGAACTGGAGTAACTTGCAATGCTGTCCACCCAGGGATTGTCCTAACAGAGCTTGGTAgacacatgagtatatataaaagTTGGATTGCAGCCATGTTCTTAAAGCCACTGCTTTGGCTCTTCTTGAAAACTCCTCGCCAGGGGGCTCAAACCACCATCTACACAGCTGTTAGCTCTGACCTCGAAGGAGTCAGCGGCAAATACTTTAGGTGAGTAtagattttgtgtttttatttatgtcaCATGTGAGATATTAAGTAGGGATGTCAAAATTTATGCTCGAAAGGAGAGCAAGTTAAATTTGATGTCATCGTGAAAGTCTCAGCCAACTAATTGC
It encodes:
- the LOC113824102 gene encoding retinol dehydrogenase 13, translated to MGWKPPRYFLGLTAFGSFAGGIVLFKEVLGGGNYQGDEGLEGKTVIITGANTGIGKETATEMARRGARVIMACRDMEKCKEARKEVALATFNKSIYCQECDLASQESIRKFAERIQKKEDQVNILINNAGVMRCKKSFTEEGIELQLGTNHMGHFLLTNLLLDKLKASAPSRIINVSSVAHMRGSIKFDDLNSEKNYDEGDAYAQSKLANILFTRELADRLQGTGVTCNAVHPGIVLTELGRHMSIYKSWIAAMFLKPLLWLFLKTPRQGAQTTIYTAVSSDLEGVSGKYFSNQKEAAVSEAAMDKEAAKRLWAISERWTRLT